From the Lolium rigidum isolate FL_2022 chromosome 2, APGP_CSIRO_Lrig_0.1, whole genome shotgun sequence genome, one window contains:
- the LOC124692303 gene encoding protein BONZAI 1-like codes for MGNCCSDEVGHGAGRHSVGPAASVAEAASAAADRFLRSRGAGASTQIELSLSASILGDQEYFSKSNPMVIVYSKSNDGALEEIGRTEVILNSLNPSWNAKINLQYQFEVLQPLVFQIFDIDPQFHDVSEKMLKLEEQQFLGEAICNLSEVITKQNRLLTLKLGVSEHNLPNPSKSGELTVEAEESAGSKALMEMVFHCSDLEIKDLLSKSDPFLLISRISENGTPVPICKTEVRKNDLNPKWKPVILNLQQIGSKENPLIIECFNFSSNGKHDLVGKIVKSVAELENMYHSQDGENFFVPASTAHDCHSKEVLKSQVFVEKYLENNRHTFLDYISAGCQMNLMVAIDYTASNGNPRLPDSLHYIDPSGRPNAYQRVILEIGDVLQYYDPAKRFPSWGYGARPIDGPVSHCFNLNGSTYQPEVEGIQGIMSAYISALRNVSLAGPTLFGPLISTATEIASQSLANNQQKYFILLIVTDGVVTDFQETIDAIIKASDFPLSIVVVGVGGADFKEMEFLDPNKGGRLESSTGRVASRDVIQFAPMKDVHGAGISVVQSLLAEIPGQFMTYMRTRETQAIS; via the exons ATGGGGAACTGCTGCTCCGACGAGGTGGGCCATGGAGCCGGCCGCCACTCCGTCGGCCCAGCCGCATCCGTCGCCGAGGCAGCCTCCGCCGCGGCCGACCGCTTCCTCCGCTCACGCGGCGCCGGCGCGTCCACGCAGATCGAG TTATCTCTCTCTGCCTCGATTTTGGGCGATCAAGAGTATTTCTCCAAG AGCAATCCCATGGTCATTGTTTATTCTAAAAGCAATGATGGAGCACTTGAAGAAATTGGGCGTACTGAAGTAATTCTAAATTCACTGAACCCATCTTGGAATGCAAAGATCAATTTGCAATACCAGTTTGAAGTTCTTCAGCCATTGGT GTTTCAGATTTTTGACATTGATCCACAGTTTCATGATGTCAGTGAGAAG ATGCTTAAGCTGGAAGAGCAACAGTTTCTTGGAGAAGCAATCTGTAATTTGTCTGAG GTTATCACCAAACAGAACAGACTATTGACCCTTAAGCTTGGTGTTTCTGAGCATAACTTACCAAATCCTAGTAAATCTGGTGAGCTAACTGTCGAGGCTGAAGAAAGCGCTGGTTCAAAAGCATTAATGGAAATGGTATTCCACTGTTCAGATCTTGAAATCAAGGACCTTCTCTCAAAAAGT GATCCTTTCTTGCTAATATCTAGAATATCAGAGAACGGTACACCTGTTCCAATTTGCAAGACAGAAGTAAGGAAGAATGATCTCAATCCTAAGTGGAAGCCAGTAATTTTGAATCTCCAACAGATTGGAAGTAAG GAGAACCCCCTCATTATAGAATGCTTCAACTTCAGTAGCAATGGAAAACATGACCTAGTTGG CAAGATAGTAAAATCAGTCGCTGAATTGGAAAACATGTACCATAGTCAAGATGGTGAAAATTTCTTTGTTCCCGCCAGCACTGCCCATGATTGTCATAGTAAGGAG GTACTGAAGAGTCAGGTATTTGTggagaaatatcttgagaacaatAGACATACCTTTCTGGATTATATTTCAGCTGGGTGTCAAATGAATTTGATGGTAGCTATAGACTACACAG CTTCAAATGGAAATCCGCGGCTCCCAGATTCCTTGCATTATATTGACCCCTCTGGACGGCCAAATGCATATCAAAGA GTAATACTGGAGATTGGAGATGTACTACAGTACTATGACCCAGCTAAGCGTTTCCCCTCTTGGGGCTATGGAGCTAGACCTATTGACGGCCCTGTTTCTCACTGTTTCAATTTGAATGGCAGTACATATCAGCCTGAG GTTGAGGGAATACAAGGAATTATGTCAGCTTATATCAGTGCGCTACGCAATGTATCATTGGCTGGTCCTACACTTTTTGGTCCGTTAATTAGCACAGCTACAGAAATAGCAAGCCAATCCCTTGCAAACAATCAACAGAAATACTTTATTCTGCTAATAGTCACG GATGGTGTAGTGACCGATTTTCAGGAGACGATTGATGCAATTATAAAGGCATCTGATTTTCCTTTGTCTATCGTTGTTGTTGGAGTTGGTGGGGCTGACTTCAAGGAAATGGAG TTTCTGGATCCAAATAAAGGTGGGAGACTGGAAAGCTCAACTGGGAGAGTTGCTTCTAGGGATGTGATACAGTTCGCCCCAATGAAGGATGTGCATG GCGCTGGGATATCCGTTGTTCAATCACTTCTTGCTGAGATACCAGGGCAGTTCATGACTTACATGAGAACAAGAGAAACTCAAGCAATTAGTTAA